A genomic stretch from Candidatus Cloacimonadota bacterium includes:
- a CDS encoding DUF3795 domain-containing protein, with protein MITACGVYCEKECHAFGDECQGCNSLKGKVSWAKFIGKETCPIYQCVNDNGFDTCKECKKLPCDIWLKETKNPSMTDKEFKNDISRRMDNLRKYYEI; from the coding sequence ATGATAACTGCCTGCGGAGTTTATTGCGAAAAAGAATGTCATGCTTTTGGCGATGAGTGTCAGGGGTGCAACAGTTTAAAAGGAAAAGTTTCTTGGGCAAAATTCATCGGCAAAGAAACATGCCCGATTTATCAATGCGTAAATGATAATGGATTTGATACCTGTAAAGAGTGTAAAAAACTCCCCTGCGATATTTGGTTGAAAGAGACTAAAAATCCATCCATGACCGACAAAGAATTCAAAAATGATATTTCGAGAAGAATGGATAATCTGCGAAAATATTATGAAATATGA
- a CDS encoding ABC transporter ATP-binding protein yields the protein MIRIANVSKNYGNIRALQNISLQINEGEIFGLLGPNGAGKTTLINLLNTLLNFDKGNIEIQGKNISENSEEIKKILGVIPQEISLYNDLTAEYNLHFWGKMYGLKKPLLMKKADEYLKLVGLYDRRKSAVSTFSGGMKRRLNIAASLLHDPQILLMDEPTVGVDPQSRNYIFELIEKLHENGKTIVYTTHYMEEAERLCNRIAIIDHGKVIALGTKNELYAILENENAIEFTFQNTFQENEFPPLPQNFSYQIIADKSIRISGKNILKNIPLLIKNVDNYKNGYVDIRISKPNLENVFLRLTGRELRE from the coding sequence GTGATCAGAATAGCAAATGTTAGTAAAAATTATGGAAATATTCGTGCTTTGCAAAACATTTCTCTACAGATAAATGAAGGAGAAATATTCGGCTTGTTGGGTCCGAACGGTGCTGGAAAAACTACTCTGATAAATTTGCTAAATACTCTTCTCAATTTTGATAAAGGAAATATTGAGATACAAGGGAAAAATATTTCTGAAAATTCTGAAGAGATCAAAAAAATTCTCGGCGTGATACCACAGGAAATCTCGCTTTACAACGACCTTACCGCTGAATACAATCTGCATTTCTGGGGAAAAATGTATGGTCTGAAAAAACCACTCCTCATGAAAAAAGCAGATGAATATCTCAAACTCGTGGGATTGTATGACAGACGCAAATCTGCGGTAAGCACTTTTTCCGGCGGAATGAAACGTAGGTTGAACATTGCTGCCAGCCTGCTCCACGATCCTCAAATACTCCTGATGGACGAACCGACTGTGGGAGTAGATCCGCAATCTCGAAACTATATTTTCGAACTGATCGAAAAATTGCATGAAAACGGTAAAACGATTGTTTATACCACTCACTATATGGAGGAAGCGGAAAGGCTTTGCAACCGAATTGCAATAATAGATCACGGAAAAGTTATTGCACTCGGTACAAAAAATGAATTGTATGCAATATTGGAAAATGAAAATGCGATTGAGTTCACTTTTCAAAACACATTTCAAGAAAACGAATTTCCCCCTTTACCACAAAATTTTTCATACCAAATAATTGCGGACAAATCAATCCGTATTAGCGGGAAAAATATTCTAAAAAATATACCGCTTCTAATCAAAAACGTTGATAATTATAAAAACGGTTATGTGGATATTCGAATCAGTAAACCGAATTTGGAAAATGTTTTTTTAAGATTAACCGGAAGGGAGTTGCGAGAATGA